The Solanum pennellii chromosome 11, SPENNV200 sequence ACTGAGTTTTCGGTTTGTTGTTACCATTGAATGCAGGTTTACCATTTTGCTTAGCAGAAGGGGTGGCTGGACCTTTCTTACCacctgaaaaaaaaaaggatgtcAACGACAAAGGTCGTATAGTAACATTTCATTAAATGaaacatgaaatatatatataaccgaCCTGACTTGTTGTCGGGGGTTGCTTGTTTAGCTTTTTTGCCAGAGCCAGGAGCTACTTTAGGAGATGGAGCTGGTCTCTTCTTCTGCTCAacctttttatcattaaaatatcGATTAGGCAAAACTAATCTAATTACGACGCCTTCACAAGTCCGGAAAAAAATTGAGCACGATCACAGAAAGATCCAAAATTTAGTACCTTTTTAGGTGTCTCTTCTTCTGAATCATCATCTTCCTCggaatcatcatcatcatcctcggAATCATCAGAAAGATCCATCCCTTCCGGTCCATCCTAGAATAAACAACAGGAGAAAATGTTCAATACGCCCAGATGGAATATAAGGAAAAAGATTTTTCCTcgtataaaaagataaaaagatgCAGAATAAGCATTAACAAAAGTCTTTATGAATCATACCATGCCTAGAGGCACATCATCAGAGTCATCTTCAGAATCGTCTTCATCATCAGAGTCATCTTCAGAATCGTCATCATCTTCATCAGATTCCGCCTCTTTCTTTGATTCAGCTACCTTAGCATTTTTCTCATCCTTCACAGGTGCAGACTTCTTTGCATCAGGCTTTACATCCTTCACATCAGCCTCAAGTTTTCCATTCAGTGCCTCCATAACATTCTCTTCATCCGAAAAAACATCATCTCCAGAGTCGATTTCATCACTGCTCGGATCATCAGCAGAGTATCCCATGAAGTGCACACTCCCATTTTTCCATCCATGTGAAAGTTCAAACTCCTTTTCAAAGACCAAGTCAAACATCAACTGAGGTCTATCCTCAGCGGATAGAGTTCCAATGACATATTTGTTATCTCCAACAGTTAGGCGTAGTGGAACATATTTGGCTTCTTTGACATCCTTCACTTCACCTATGGCAGCCTACAAACAAACCAACATTTCAACATTCCAAAACGCGCTGATATCCATTTAAAAGCAAAGAGACATTATATTAGCATTGAGAAAGAATACCAAGAAAAAACCTAACCTGGGAAATATGAATGAGCTTGAAAAGCTCGGGCTTAACCTTTAGTGTTTGTCCTGCTTTCACTTCAACACCTATACATAGTTTATGTGAAAGAGATGTCACACCTTAATAAGTTACACAgcatacaacaacaacaaaccctGTATGATCCCACGAGGGAGGGAGGGGTCGGGGAGTGTATACAGCCTTTTCTTAACTTACTAATACTAAAAAGTGATATCAAAATTTCGAAGAACACCTATAACTTACTAATACTAAAAAGTGATatcacaaaatatttatatttcaaagtAGGGCATTTAGCTCAAAGATTGCAACTTATTTCTCTTATCTGAT is a genomic window containing:
- the LOC107004842 gene encoding histone deacetylase HDT2-like isoform X1; this translates as MEFWGVEVKAGQTLKVKPELFKLIHISQAAIGEVKDVKEAKYVPLRLTVGDNKYVIGTLSAEDRPQLMFDLVFEKEFELSHGWKNGSVHFMGYSADDPSSDEIDSGDDVFSDEENVMEALNGKLEADVKDVKPDAKKSAPVKDEKNAKVAESKKEAESDEDDDDSEDDSDDEDDSEDDSDDVPLGMDGPEGMDLSDDSEDDDDDSEEDDDSEEETPKKVEQKKRPAPSPKVAPGSGKKAKQATPDNKSGGKKGPATPSAKQNGKPAFNGNNKPKTQSPKSGGQFSGNKSNNKNFSGQKNFKGKQGRK